DNA sequence from the Lodderomyces elongisporus chromosome 5, complete sequence genome:
AACTCGCCGTTTTCCTTAGTTCCTTGCTGCTTGTTGCTTGATTATTACGGTAATCCTTGGTGATTGTACTTTTATATTATTtatctttgtcttttttttgtattacTATTCTCTTCAAAATTTTGCAACAGGatgtttttaaaaaaaaccacatccctttttttttttttttttttttttcggttttctccttcttctcgTTTGGCCTTAATCTGATTCTTTTAGTCGCGGCGGGAATTTGGTGAAGCAAACGAAGaacggaaaaaaaatgaaacaacagaaaaaaggaaagcaaAGAGAGACGCAATTACATTGATAACGAGCGTGTGTTGAACgaaactcttttttttttgaaactcTTGTTCAATTATCCATTCAAACCACTGTTATTTACCAACACATATAAGTACGCTTACAAATTTACACAATCCAAACCTAAACCCAACCCCCTTCTTTCTCACTTCCTTCTTAGtctattcctttttttgttcattttctttttttaattttcccCTTTGCTTAGCCAATTCCTcacttttttcattttatttttcattattaatattattaatattGTTGTCATTCACTTGTTGATATATAGaatcacacacacataagATGTCTGGAGCTGGAAATCGTGAACAGGTGTTCCCCACACGTATGACACTTGGTGttatgaaaacaaaactaaaaGGTGCACAACAGGGCCATTCGTTGTTGAAGAGAAAATCCGAGGCATTGACCAAGAGATTTAGAGATATTACACAGAGGATAGATGATGCCAAAACCAAGATGGGCCGAGTGATGCAGACTGCTGCTTTCTCGCTTGCCGAAGTGTCATATGCTACAGGTGATAACATTGGATACCAAGTTCAAGAATCTGTACAAAAAGCTCGTTTCACAGTGCAGGCCAAGCAGGAAAACGTTTCCGGTGTTTACTTGCCTACTTTTGATAGTCATATTAACGAGGATATCAATGACTTTAAATTGACTGGATTGGGTCGTGGTGGACAACAGATTCAAAAGGCGAAAATGGTGTACACGAGAGCAGTGGAGACTTTGGTTGAGTTGGCTTCGTTGCAAACTGCATTTATTATCTTGGACGAGGTTATCAAGGTGACCAATAGAAGAGTTAATGCAATTGAGCATGTGATTATCCCCAGAACCGAAAACACCATTGCTTATATCAACTCAGAGTTGGATGAATTGGACAGAGAAGAGTTTTATAGGTTGAAGAAAGTGCAGGAGAAGAAACAGGAGGCAGCAGCGGCAGCCGAGGCGGAGGATAAATTGGCATTGGCTGAGGCCGAAGGTGACACTGATGTCGGTGGAGTGACACGTAATGCAGAGAAGTTGGACATCAAGGCCGATGCAAAAAGTACAGTTTTGGAAGAGACCGAAGACGATGTTATTTTTTAGTTCTCCTTTAGCAATTAAACtctagaaaaaaagaaaatgagatGATTCTATTAGTTAATTCTACTGGTCAAATGTATCTTGATTCTATCATGTTTCTACTTTATGTACATCTTTATTTAATTATAGTTCTactttgattt
Encoded proteins:
- the VMA8 gene encoding H(+)-transporting V1 sector ATPase subunit D (BUSCO:EOG09264IMV) — its product is MSGAGNREQVFPTRMTLGVMKTKLKGAQQGHSLLKRKSEALTKRFRDITQRIDDAKTKMGRVMQTAAFSLAEVSYATGDNIGYQVQESVQKARFTVQAKQENVSGVYLPTFDSHINEDINDFKLTGLGRGGQQIQKAKMVYTRAVETLVELASLQTAFIILDEVIKVTNRRVNAIEHVIIPRTENTIAYINSELDELDREEFYRLKKVQEKKQEAAAAAEAEDKLALAEAEGDTDVGGVTRNAEKLDIKADAKSTVLEETEDDVIF